A DNA window from Aminiphilus circumscriptus DSM 16581 contains the following coding sequences:
- the murA gene encoding UDP-N-acetylglucosamine 1-carboxyvinyltransferase — MRRFIVTTQRQKMLIRGATPLRGSISAQGAKNAALPIMAASLLLSREQLIIDRIPDLQDTRTMADLLGHLGAQTTFEKGTMIIAAPEEPDWETPAHLVRKMRASSLALGPLLARCGRAVLPLPGGCAIGGRPIDLHLKGLAKMGAQIELVHGSVHAKAKGLRGCRIYLDFPSVGATENLMMAAVFARGQTILENVAREPEITNLAEVLRAMGAKIEGEGTGTIRITGVKELSGTRITVIPDRVEASTYLLAGIMTGGEITVHQVIPQHMDALLAKLEEAGAEVFCTEETVSARAPQRLRGISVKTLPFPGFPTDLQPQMMALLSIAEGSSIVQEGIFESRFLHVPELQRMGAHIEVQGNSAVVTGVPALHGTDVRATDLRAGAALILAGLSASDQTEMFGVEHVARGYEKIVEKLGHVGARVEIIPCPDEDA, encoded by the coding sequence ATGAGGAGGTTCATCGTGACCACACAACGGCAAAAAATGCTTATCAGAGGTGCCACCCCCCTGAGAGGCTCCATCTCGGCTCAGGGGGCGAAAAACGCAGCCCTTCCGATTATGGCGGCCTCGCTGCTCCTTTCCCGGGAACAATTAATCATCGATCGTATTCCTGATCTTCAGGACACTCGGACCATGGCGGATCTTCTGGGACATCTCGGAGCCCAGACAACCTTTGAGAAGGGGACAATGATTATAGCGGCTCCGGAAGAGCCGGACTGGGAGACACCGGCACACCTCGTCCGGAAAATGCGAGCGTCTTCCCTGGCTCTCGGCCCCCTCCTCGCACGCTGCGGCAGGGCTGTTCTTCCCCTTCCAGGGGGGTGCGCCATCGGAGGCAGACCGATTGACCTCCACCTCAAAGGACTGGCAAAAATGGGCGCCCAGATCGAACTCGTCCATGGATCTGTCCATGCAAAAGCCAAGGGTCTCAGAGGGTGTCGTATTTATCTCGATTTTCCCTCCGTCGGCGCGACGGAGAACCTCATGATGGCAGCAGTCTTTGCCCGCGGACAAACCATTCTGGAAAACGTGGCACGAGAACCGGAAATTACGAACCTCGCCGAAGTGCTTCGCGCCATGGGGGCAAAAATTGAAGGAGAGGGAACCGGCACAATACGAATCACGGGAGTGAAGGAGCTCTCCGGAACACGTATCACCGTCATTCCCGATCGCGTCGAGGCAAGTACCTATCTCCTCGCGGGAATCATGACCGGAGGTGAGATCACAGTCCATCAGGTCATCCCACAACACATGGATGCCCTGCTTGCCAAACTCGAGGAAGCGGGGGCGGAAGTCTTCTGCACGGAAGAGACCGTTTCCGCCCGAGCCCCCCAGAGGTTAAGAGGCATCTCGGTGAAAACACTTCCTTTTCCAGGATTCCCGACGGACTTGCAGCCCCAGATGATGGCTCTTCTCTCCATCGCCGAGGGAAGTAGTATCGTTCAGGAAGGCATTTTCGAATCGCGATTTCTTCACGTCCCGGAGCTGCAGCGTATGGGTGCACATATAGAAGTTCAGGGAAATTCTGCGGTCGTCACCGGAGTTCCTGCCCTTCACGGAACAGATGTACGAGCCACGGATCTTCGCGCCGGAGCGGCTCTCATCTTGGCCGGACTTTCCGCGTCCGACCAGACTGAGATGTTTGGTGTGGAACATGTAGCAAGAGGATATGAGAAAATCGTCGAAAAGCTCGGTCATGTCGGAGCTCGGGTGGAAATAATTCCGTGTCCTGACGAGGATGCCTGA
- a CDS encoding glycosyltransferase family 4 protein, producing MTIRLAARYRIIDRPGERKTHPEDIPRGGGLALWSGLMLWSLVAWGNGTMSVPLATGASLVFFVGYIDDMRPLPPLFRLALHLVAAFLVLLPLPLPYGIRLLLLFWIAGCTSAFNLIDGMNGLCLTLSMSSFAIGAATGFGSFWGLLLGISAGILFWNFPKAKTFLGDGGSTLLGFLWSALLAEETGAILQGMPFHMVVLLLLLLGGVPILDTSYSIVRRILHGRSPFSPDRGHFHHRLLDAGLHGWGVLAILNLLHIALVASGIYLLGGGPAL from the coding sequence ATGACGATTCGATTGGCTGCCCGTTATCGAATCATCGATCGTCCTGGAGAGCGAAAGACCCACCCCGAGGATATTCCTCGGGGTGGAGGACTCGCTCTTTGGTCCGGTCTCATGCTCTGGAGCCTCGTTGCCTGGGGGAACGGTACCATGTCCGTCCCTCTCGCAACCGGAGCAAGCCTCGTTTTCTTCGTAGGCTACATAGACGATATGCGTCCTTTACCTCCGCTTTTTCGTCTCGCCCTTCATCTCGTGGCCGCGTTTCTCGTTCTTCTCCCGCTTCCGCTGCCTTACGGAATACGCCTGCTCCTCCTCTTTTGGATAGCGGGATGCACAAGTGCCTTCAATCTCATCGACGGCATGAATGGTCTGTGCCTGACTCTCTCCATGAGCAGCTTCGCCATTGGAGCAGCCACCGGGTTCGGCAGTTTCTGGGGACTGCTCCTCGGTATTTCCGCAGGAATTCTCTTTTGGAATTTTCCCAAGGCAAAGACCTTCCTTGGTGACGGAGGAAGCACCCTCCTCGGATTTCTCTGGAGCGCTCTTCTGGCAGAAGAAACGGGAGCGATTTTGCAGGGAATGCCGTTTCACATGGTGGTGTTGCTCTTGCTCCTTTTGGGTGGGGTCCCTATACTCGACACATCCTACTCCATCGTGCGACGTATTCTGCACGGGCGTTCTCCCTTTTCCCCCGACAGGGGGCATTTTCACCACAGACTCCTCGATGCGGGACTTCATGGATGGGGTGTGTTGGCTATTCTCAACCTTTTGCACATCGCTCTTGTCGCCAGCGGAATCTACCTTCTCGGAGGAGGCCCTGCCTTGTGA
- the hisC gene encoding histidinol-phosphate transaminase yields MAWLERLVRKALADVEPYRPGKPISDVQRELGLREIVRLCSNENPWPIPEAVSTAIQSAAKEVNRYPDPGAYYLKRALARKWGVSPSEIIVGAGTEGVVYALFQAIIDEGDHVVHCMPTYPLHILAAKAAGATCVAVPLTDSFTPTADMIIAACSERTKVVIMCNPNNPTGTIMSRSELLSLAAHLEGMQTLLVVDEAYAEYVIDPRYVSGVELFRQLGNIVILRTFSKIYGLAALRIGYGIAPKPVVESFSKVKRFFEVNKIAQHAAVAALEQTAYIEEIRDRTLIEREKMLSVLSDLGVKVYPTHTNFLLLRVEDADLVAEDLLREGIIVRPGSDMGMQGFLRVSIGLPEENERFAASLRKVMKRAGRR; encoded by the coding sequence GTGGCTTGGTTGGAAAGACTCGTCCGGAAGGCTCTTGCCGATGTCGAACCCTACAGACCCGGCAAACCCATCAGTGATGTACAACGGGAACTCGGACTGCGGGAAATCGTTCGCCTCTGTTCAAACGAAAACCCTTGGCCCATTCCGGAAGCGGTCAGTACAGCAATCCAAAGCGCTGCGAAGGAAGTGAACAGATATCCAGACCCCGGAGCATATTACCTGAAACGCGCCTTGGCGCGAAAGTGGGGCGTCTCTCCTTCGGAGATCATCGTCGGAGCCGGAACGGAAGGTGTCGTTTACGCCCTCTTTCAGGCCATAATCGATGAGGGGGATCATGTCGTCCACTGCATGCCCACCTATCCTCTCCATATTCTCGCCGCGAAAGCCGCGGGGGCGACATGTGTGGCCGTTCCTCTCACGGATAGTTTCACTCCCACTGCGGACATGATCATCGCCGCGTGCAGTGAACGGACGAAAGTCGTGATCATGTGCAATCCGAACAATCCGACGGGAACGATCATGTCTCGTAGCGAACTCCTGAGTTTGGCCGCACATCTGGAGGGCATGCAGACTCTCCTCGTCGTCGACGAAGCCTACGCCGAATATGTCATCGACCCTCGTTACGTCTCCGGCGTGGAGTTGTTCCGCCAGCTCGGCAACATCGTCATCCTCCGTACCTTTTCAAAAATTTACGGCCTTGCCGCATTGCGTATCGGTTATGGCATCGCTCCCAAGCCAGTAGTGGAATCCTTCAGCAAGGTCAAAAGATTCTTCGAAGTGAACAAGATCGCCCAACACGCCGCCGTGGCAGCACTGGAACAAACCGCATATATCGAGGAAATCCGTGACAGAACCCTCATTGAGCGGGAAAAAATGCTTTCCGTGCTTTCCGATTTGGGGGTAAAAGTATATCCGACGCATACGAACTTCCTGCTCCTCCGCGTGGAAGATGCGGATCTTGTGGCCGAAGATCTCCTTCGGGAAGGAATCATTGTCAGGCCAGGAAGCGACATGGGCATGCAGGGATTTCTGAGAGTCAGCATCGGACTTCCCGAGGAAAACGAGCGGTTTGCCGCATCATTGCGAAAGGTGATGAAGCGCGCTGGAAGACGCTAA
- a CDS encoding Gfo/Idh/MocA family protein, with amino-acid sequence MGPVRVGVVGVGHLGCHHARVYTEILGTQLVGVVDTNEERACAVGETLRVPHFFSFEEFAAAAQPDAVSIVVPTHAHYNVTRQALEKGIHVLVEKPVTSTVEEAEVLLRIAAERNLVLQVGHIERFNSAMQHVANIVHAPLFLQSRRLGPFSPRISDVGVVLDLMIHDIDIILSLVHSEIVDISAMGSSVRSNFEDVASAQIRFANGAMAHILVSRVSERRLRQLEIMEAERYISVNYETQDVSIHHCVRENGSGLVEVVEHPVFPKKEPLKLELQHFVSCVREGRQPLVGISDGKRALEVAIAVLRQISTPEKNLSEAAV; translated from the coding sequence ATGGGTCCGGTACGTGTCGGCGTCGTCGGAGTGGGGCACCTCGGTTGCCATCATGCCCGCGTATATACGGAAATCCTGGGAACGCAGCTCGTCGGTGTCGTGGACACTAACGAAGAACGGGCCTGTGCTGTCGGCGAAACGCTGCGGGTACCTCATTTCTTCAGTTTCGAGGAATTTGCCGCCGCCGCGCAGCCCGATGCGGTCAGTATCGTGGTACCCACTCATGCCCACTACAATGTCACCCGACAGGCTCTTGAAAAAGGCATTCACGTGCTCGTCGAAAAGCCCGTCACTTCCACGGTCGAGGAAGCCGAAGTCCTTCTGCGAATCGCAGCGGAAAGAAACCTGGTCCTTCAGGTGGGACACATTGAGCGTTTTAACAGCGCGATGCAGCATGTAGCCAATATCGTGCATGCGCCTCTCTTTCTCCAGTCTCGGAGACTCGGCCCCTTTTCCCCTCGGATAAGCGACGTGGGAGTCGTCCTTGATCTCATGATCCACGATATCGACATCATCCTCTCTCTCGTCCACTCGGAAATCGTCGACATTTCCGCAATGGGAAGTTCCGTACGTTCCAACTTCGAAGACGTGGCCTCCGCCCAGATCCGCTTCGCCAACGGAGCGATGGCGCACATCCTTGTGAGCCGGGTCTCCGAAAGGCGTCTCCGTCAACTTGAGATCATGGAGGCAGAGCGCTATATTTCCGTCAACTATGAGACGCAGGACGTGTCCATTCATCATTGCGTTCGGGAAAACGGAAGCGGCCTTGTGGAAGTGGTGGAGCATCCCGTCTTTCCGAAAAAGGAACCTCTCAAGCTTGAATTGCAGCATTTCGTTTCGTGTGTTCGGGAAGGACGCCAACCTCTCGTCGGTATCAGCGACGGCAAACGCGCCCTTGAAGTGGCAATAGCAGTGCTTCGACAAATTTCCACTCCCGAGAAAAATCTTTCGGAGGCTGCAGTCTGA
- a CDS encoding uracil-DNA glycosylase, producing MTSWISLSPSGNEQEQKKEELWRDLQAQVAQCTRCPLASTRTRTVFGEGPRKTTILFIGEGPGADEDASGKPFVGKAGQLLTKILEAAGIPRQDVFITNIVKCRPPGNRVPTLEETFACDRFLQAQIALVSPRILICLGNTPTKWILKTSEGITKTRGKWFNWKGIFVMPLFHPSYLLRYQSSTVGSPKHLTWTDIKAVKEKWLALEKGGVAEDA from the coding sequence ATGACATCTTGGATATCCCTTTCACCTTCCGGGAATGAGCAAGAACAGAAAAAGGAAGAACTCTGGAGAGACTTGCAAGCCCAGGTGGCACAATGCACACGATGCCCCCTCGCTTCCACCAGGACCCGAACCGTCTTCGGCGAGGGACCTCGGAAAACCACCATCCTTTTCATAGGCGAGGGACCGGGAGCTGATGAAGACGCATCGGGAAAGCCTTTCGTGGGCAAGGCGGGACAGTTGCTCACGAAAATTCTCGAAGCAGCGGGTATTCCACGACAGGACGTCTTCATCACCAACATCGTGAAATGTCGCCCCCCCGGAAACAGGGTCCCCACCCTTGAGGAAACCTTTGCCTGCGACCGATTCCTTCAGGCGCAGATCGCTCTTGTGAGTCCCCGCATTCTGATCTGCCTCGGCAACACGCCTACCAAGTGGATCCTCAAGACGAGCGAAGGAATCACGAAAACTCGTGGAAAATGGTTCAACTGGAAAGGTATTTTCGTCATGCCCTTGTTTCACCCCAGTTATCTTCTGCGGTATCAGTCGTCCACTGTAGGCAGCCCCAAACACCTGACCTGGACGGACATCAAGGCCGTCAAGGAAAAATGGCTTGCCTTGGAAAAGGGAGGCGTTGCGGAAGATGCCTGA
- a CDS encoding phosphatidate cytidylyltransferase, whose protein sequence is MAVLSSRVSDLFPRALSGFAVVLIVSAALYLGAWWWAGIVSCIALVSLWEFYGMLEREFHVSRGIGILVGIVTLVFTGLSSPLEYSVVILPASVLLVLAIEVLRRQLAGTSNAIRNAGGTLAGVLYIVYPWSFLIEMRTREWGLLLTGALLLCTWSCDVMAYLVGNRWGRFLLCEKVSPKKTWEGALGGFCGSLFTAGLLAYISGVPPLPLLFIGLICGLVGQLGDLAESVLKRETGVKDSGSIIPGHGGMLDRFDSILFSASCVYMLFEVIWN, encoded by the coding sequence ATGGCGGTGCTTAGTTCAAGGGTCAGCGATCTTTTCCCCCGCGCTCTGAGCGGCTTTGCCGTTGTGCTCATCGTCTCCGCCGCCCTCTACCTCGGCGCATGGTGGTGGGCCGGCATTGTTTCGTGCATCGCCCTCGTGTCTCTCTGGGAATTCTACGGAATGCTCGAACGAGAATTTCACGTCTCCCGTGGAATCGGCATTCTTGTCGGTATCGTGACGCTGGTTTTCACAGGATTGAGTTCACCTCTCGAATACTCGGTAGTCATTCTTCCTGCGTCGGTATTGCTCGTTCTGGCCATCGAGGTTCTGCGGAGACAGCTCGCAGGAACAAGCAATGCCATCCGCAATGCAGGAGGCACGCTTGCAGGTGTTCTCTACATCGTCTATCCTTGGTCTTTTCTCATCGAGATGCGCACGCGTGAATGGGGACTTCTGCTCACCGGGGCACTTTTGCTCTGTACTTGGAGTTGTGATGTCATGGCCTACCTTGTGGGCAACCGTTGGGGAAGGTTCTTGCTCTGCGAAAAAGTGAGTCCCAAGAAAACATGGGAAGGCGCTCTCGGAGGGTTTTGCGGAAGCCTGTTTACTGCGGGACTTCTTGCCTATATTTCCGGGGTCCCGCCTCTACCGCTGCTTTTCATCGGGTTGATCTGCGGTTTGGTGGGACAACTCGGTGATCTTGCAGAATCAGTCCTAAAAAGAGAAACCGGAGTGAAAGACAGTGGATCCATCATTCCTGGACATGGGGGTATGCTGGACAGATTCGACAGCATTCTTTTCAGCGCCTCTTGTGTGTACATGCTTTTCGAGGTGATCTGGAATTGA
- the upp gene encoding uracil phosphoribosyltransferase, with protein MNIAIGADHAGFTLKESLKNLLLSLGHHVDDFGTDSAERSVDYPDIAIPVAEAVANGTYDRGILLCGTGIGMSIAANKVKGAYTALCHGVFEAQASRKHNNANILALGGRILGEEIACQIVTTWLSTSFEGERHLRRTRSIQHYERRNTPEHPVQRVESGRLTVMDHPLIQHKVAIIRDKRTSVKEFRELVQEIAGLMVYETTRDLPLEETCVETPLERTVVKTLSGKKLAVVPVLRAGLGMVDGILRLVPNAKVGHIGLYRDPETLEPVEYYCKLPGDIQERDIYILDPMLATGGSASAAIDLVKRKGARKISLVCLIAAPEGVAKVRHKHPEVDIFTAALDKHLNDHGYIVPGLGDAGDRLFGTK; from the coding sequence ATGAACATCGCCATCGGGGCGGATCATGCCGGTTTTACGCTGAAAGAATCCTTAAAAAATCTTCTCTTGTCATTGGGACATCATGTGGACGATTTCGGGACCGACTCGGCGGAGCGGAGCGTCGATTATCCGGATATCGCCATCCCAGTGGCAGAGGCAGTAGCGAACGGCACCTACGATCGAGGCATTCTTCTTTGCGGAACGGGTATCGGCATGTCCATCGCAGCCAACAAAGTCAAGGGTGCCTACACTGCACTCTGTCACGGTGTCTTCGAGGCCCAGGCAAGCCGGAAGCACAATAACGCCAACATACTCGCGCTGGGCGGACGAATTCTCGGCGAAGAAATCGCATGCCAGATCGTTACAACCTGGCTTTCCACTTCCTTCGAGGGCGAGCGGCATTTGCGGAGAACGCGGTCGATTCAACACTACGAGAGGCGAAACACGCCGGAACATCCCGTTCAGAGAGTTGAATCGGGGCGTTTGACCGTGATGGATCACCCGTTGATCCAGCACAAGGTCGCCATCATCCGCGACAAGCGGACAAGTGTCAAAGAATTTCGGGAGCTCGTGCAGGAAATTGCAGGGCTTATGGTCTACGAGACAACGCGGGACCTTCCGCTTGAAGAAACCTGCGTCGAAACACCCCTTGAGCGAACCGTCGTAAAAACCCTCTCAGGGAAAAAGCTCGCCGTGGTTCCAGTGCTCCGAGCGGGTTTGGGTATGGTAGACGGCATCCTTCGTCTCGTTCCGAACGCCAAGGTGGGGCATATCGGCCTTTACCGGGATCCCGAGACACTGGAGCCCGTCGAGTATTATTGCAAGCTCCCGGGAGACATCCAGGAACGGGATATTTACATCCTCGATCCCATGCTGGCCACCGGCGGATCCGCCTCGGCCGCCATCGATCTCGTCAAACGCAAGGGAGCAAGGAAAATCTCGCTCGTTTGCCTCATTGCCGCACCCGAAGGGGTGGCGAAGGTTCGCCACAAACATCCCGAGGTAGATATTTTTACAGCGGCTCTCGACAAGCATCTCAACGATCACGGATACATCGTCCCAGGACTCGGCGACGCCGGAGATCGTCTTTTCGGAACGAAATAA
- the meaB gene encoding methylmalonyl Co-A mutase-associated GTPase MeaB has translation MNTLVQKALEGDARSIARLISIIESEASSAESIMRSIYPHTGKAQILGITGSPGAGKSTLTDKIITSLRDAGKTVGIIAVDPSSPFTGGAILGDRLRMQQHATESGVFIRSMGTRGSLGGVSRATYEAALILDACGKDVVLIETVGVGQSEVDIMRIADTVCLVLVPGMGDDIQIMKAGIMEIADLFVVNKADRDGAERVVREVEMMLDLLGEKAWRPPVLKTVAERGEGVPEVVEAIAKHRDFLLRSEEGRRRRWARLEMEVEEILRREVAGMVERSWEKLKSPDLLLALEERRTTPYAVADAVFEEMF, from the coding sequence TTGAACACGTTGGTGCAAAAAGCACTCGAAGGGGATGCAAGATCCATCGCAAGGCTCATCAGCATTATCGAAAGTGAAGCATCCTCTGCTGAAAGTATTATGCGTTCCATCTACCCCCACACGGGGAAAGCGCAGATTCTCGGCATCACTGGCAGTCCAGGCGCAGGGAAAAGCACGCTCACCGACAAAATCATCACATCACTCCGTGATGCAGGAAAAACTGTCGGAATCATCGCAGTCGATCCTTCCAGTCCCTTCACCGGAGGTGCCATTCTTGGAGACCGCCTTCGGATGCAACAACATGCCACGGAGAGCGGTGTTTTCATTCGAAGCATGGGAACGAGAGGTTCCCTCGGGGGCGTGAGCCGCGCCACATACGAGGCCGCGCTGATTCTTGATGCCTGCGGCAAGGATGTCGTCCTCATCGAAACGGTTGGGGTGGGACAGTCCGAAGTCGACATCATGCGCATTGCCGACACGGTGTGTCTTGTCCTCGTCCCGGGCATGGGAGACGACATCCAAATCATGAAAGCGGGCATTATGGAAATCGCAGATCTTTTTGTCGTCAACAAGGCGGACAGGGACGGAGCTGAACGGGTGGTTCGCGAAGTGGAAATGATGCTCGACCTCTTGGGAGAAAAGGCATGGAGACCGCCCGTCCTCAAGACCGTGGCCGAACGTGGCGAAGGGGTTCCAGAAGTGGTGGAAGCCATTGCCAAGCACAGGGATTTCCTCCTCCGCAGTGAAGAGGGACGTCGGCGTCGCTGGGCAAGATTGGAGATGGAAGTAGAAGAAATCCTCCGTCGGGAAGTCGCCGGAATGGTTGAGCGTTCCTGGGAAAAATTGAAATCGCCCGATCTCCTTCTTGCCTTGGAAGAACGGAGAACCACACCCTATGCTGTGGCGGATGCCGTCTTCGAGGAGATGTTTTAA
- the uppS gene encoding polyprenyl diphosphate synthase yields the protein MPEENVSVPKHVAIIMDGNGRWAKKRHLPRVMGHHEGVRAVERTVRAARDAGIAHLSLYAFSTENWKRSPSEVGGLMGLFRYYVSSKIDALKAEGARIRFAGNLAALPEDIRQLLRKAEGETASCTAIDMVVCLNYGGRQEILEAINAFLEDRSRNTLSDSERPYLTEELLRRYFYLSDLPDPDLIIRTSGELRMSNFWLWQGAYSELYFCDTFWPDFGEEELEKALRSYAERERRYGGA from the coding sequence ATGCCTGAGGAAAATGTTTCCGTACCGAAACACGTGGCAATTATCATGGACGGAAACGGCAGATGGGCAAAAAAACGCCATTTACCCCGCGTCATGGGACACCATGAAGGTGTTCGCGCGGTAGAGCGGACTGTTCGGGCCGCCCGAGATGCGGGAATCGCACATCTTTCCCTCTATGCGTTTTCCACGGAAAACTGGAAACGATCTCCCTCGGAAGTGGGGGGGCTCATGGGACTCTTCCGGTATTATGTCTCCAGCAAGATCGATGCCCTCAAGGCAGAAGGGGCCAGGATCCGTTTCGCCGGAAACCTCGCCGCTCTTCCCGAAGACATACGACAACTTCTTCGGAAAGCGGAGGGAGAAACAGCCTCGTGCACTGCCATTGACATGGTGGTCTGCCTGAACTACGGAGGACGCCAGGAGATCTTGGAGGCAATCAATGCGTTTCTGGAGGACCGCTCCAGAAACACCCTCTCTGACTCCGAACGGCCTTACCTTACGGAAGAGTTGTTACGGCGCTATTTTTACCTTTCTGACCTTCCCGATCCGGATCTCATCATTCGAACCAGCGGGGAACTGCGAATGAGCAATTTCTGGCTTTGGCAAGGTGCATACAGTGAATTATATTTCTGTGACACCTTCTGGCCGGATTTTGGCGAAGAAGAACTCGAAAAAGCCCTTCGATCTTATGCGGAAAGAGAGCGCCGTTATGGCGGTGCTTAG
- a CDS encoding polyphenol oxidase family protein, translating into MTESAEGDPQRIWHALSGKDSSPLLAPRQVHGAAVVDALPLWSLPHRPRADGIFLNRPGIWGSLRFADCLPVVVVGSVPSLWCLLLHSGYGGTVANMAGRAVRRLVTKHGSEILEDAVVLLAPSIGRCCYCRDENDPMTRRGMELLPSEGWDRRGEKIFFDLRRIVAFQLTAEGIRTANIHDVDCCTKCSPERLHSYRGGDLHSRSFLLAGISEGVHKRRYWWENSNSGNLPVQ; encoded by the coding sequence GTGACAGAGTCCGCGGAGGGCGACCCTCAACGAATTTGGCATGCCCTTTCGGGAAAAGATTCGTCTCCTCTTCTGGCACCGAGACAGGTTCACGGTGCGGCTGTCGTCGATGCACTTCCGCTTTGGAGCCTTCCACATCGCCCGAGAGCGGACGGCATCTTCCTGAACAGACCCGGAATCTGGGGCAGCCTCCGTTTTGCCGACTGCCTCCCCGTAGTCGTGGTCGGCAGTGTTCCGTCACTCTGGTGTCTACTTCTCCATTCAGGCTACGGAGGAACTGTGGCGAACATGGCGGGCAGAGCCGTGCGTCGCCTCGTGACAAAACACGGTTCGGAGATCCTTGAAGATGCGGTAGTGCTGCTCGCTCCATCCATCGGGCGCTGCTGCTATTGCAGAGACGAGAATGACCCGATGACGAGACGAGGCATGGAGCTTCTTCCTTCCGAGGGATGGGATAGGCGCGGGGAAAAGATCTTTTTCGATCTGAGACGAATCGTCGCGTTTCAACTCACCGCTGAGGGAATACGCACGGCGAATATCCATGATGTGGATTGCTGTACCAAGTGCTCTCCAGAGAGGCTTCACTCCTACCGAGGAGGCGATCTGCATTCACGTTCGTTTCTCCTGGCGGGAATTTCCGAAGGAGTCCACAAAAGGCGATACTGGTGGGAGAACAGTAATAGCGGGAATTTACCCGTTCAGTAG
- the wecB gene encoding non-hydrolyzing UDP-N-acetylglucosamine 2-epimerase, producing MKRRKIVCVVVGTRPEAIKMAPIALALKHDETFQLHLLATGQHAEMLLNPLAFFDLVPDDYLGIMKERQSLDHVTATVITGVGDVLDRLRPSLVLVHGDTTSTLSATLAAFYRKIPVGHVEAGLRSRDLQSPFPEEMNRLLTDRLATYWFAPTPLARENLLREDCDAERIWVTGNTVIDALRVAVSRVDEPSLAELRRIPATCRLVLVTAHRRESWGKGLREICTAIRHLTEKIPELWFLVPMHRNPEVRSVFMEELGAFDRVALCEPLEYPDFVWAMKRSTLILSDSGGIQEEAPFLKKPVLVLREVTERPEAVLEGTALLVGTESSRIVRESVRLLTNPQEYAKLVEKRRNPFGDGNASERILEALKKSLTTISRHSEPRRNR from the coding sequence GTGAAGCGGAGAAAAATTGTCTGTGTCGTTGTGGGAACGCGGCCGGAAGCAATCAAGATGGCCCCGATCGCACTCGCCCTGAAACATGACGAGACATTTCAACTCCATTTACTCGCCACGGGACAACACGCGGAAATGCTCCTTAACCCGCTTGCATTCTTTGATCTCGTTCCCGACGATTATCTGGGAATCATGAAGGAACGACAGAGCCTCGATCACGTCACGGCAACGGTCATCACCGGAGTGGGCGACGTACTGGATCGTCTGCGTCCCTCTCTTGTCCTTGTCCATGGAGATACGACCTCTACCTTAAGCGCGACTCTCGCGGCGTTCTACAGGAAAATTCCCGTGGGGCACGTGGAGGCGGGACTTCGGAGTCGTGATCTTCAGAGCCCCTTTCCGGAAGAGATGAATCGACTCCTCACGGATCGACTTGCCACATACTGGTTCGCACCAACCCCATTGGCGAGAGAAAATCTTCTCCGAGAGGACTGCGATGCCGAGCGTATTTGGGTTACGGGCAACACTGTCATTGATGCGCTCCGTGTTGCCGTTTCAAGAGTCGACGAACCATCGCTCGCTGAACTGAGACGCATTCCTGCGACGTGCCGGCTCGTGCTCGTCACCGCTCATCGGAGGGAATCCTGGGGGAAGGGACTCCGAGAGATTTGTACAGCCATACGACATCTCACCGAGAAGATCCCGGAGCTTTGGTTTCTTGTTCCCATGCACAGAAACCCAGAGGTTCGTTCTGTCTTCATGGAAGAACTCGGTGCATTTGACCGTGTCGCCCTCTGCGAACCACTGGAATATCCTGATTTTGTCTGGGCGATGAAACGGAGTACGCTCATCCTCAGTGACAGCGGAGGTATTCAGGAAGAGGCGCCTTTTCTCAAGAAGCCGGTGTTGGTGCTCCGCGAGGTGACGGAACGCCCGGAAGCAGTTCTTGAAGGAACTGCTCTTCTTGTTGGTACGGAATCTTCGCGCATCGTTCGTGAAAGTGTACGCTTGCTCACGAACCCTCAAGAATACGCGAAACTTGTAGAAAAACGACGCAACCCCTTTGGAGATGGAAACGCTTCGGAACGTATCCTAGAGGCACTTAAAAAAAGCTTGACGACAATTTCGCGGCATTCCGAACCACGCCGAAATCGATGA